Proteins co-encoded in one Callospermophilus lateralis isolate mCalLat2 chromosome 2, mCalLat2.hap1, whole genome shotgun sequence genomic window:
- the Chst1 gene encoding carbohydrate sulfotransferase 1 encodes MQCSWKAVLLLALASIAIQYTAIRTFTAKSFHTCPGLAEAGLAERLCEEGPTFTYNLSRKTHILILATTRSGSSFVGQLFNQHLDVFYLFEPLYHVQNTLIPRFTQGKSPADRRVMLGASRDLLRSLYDCDLYFLENYIKPPPVNHTTDRIFRRGASRVLCSRPVCDPPGAPDLVLEEGDCVRKCGLLNLTVAAEACRERSHVAIKTVRVPEVNDLRALVEDPRLNLKVIQLVRDPRGILASRSETFRDTYRLWRLWYGTGRKPYNLDVTQLTTVCEDFSNSVSTGLMRPSWLKGKYMLVRYEDLARNPMKKTEEIYGFLGIPLDGHVARWIQNNTRGDPTLGKHKYGTVRNSAATAEKWRFRLSYDIVAFAQNACQHVLAQLGYKKAASEEELKNPAISLVEERDFRPFS; translated from the coding sequence ATGCAATGTTCCTGGAAGGCCGTCCTCCTCCTCGCGCTGGCCTCCATAGCCATCCAGTACACCGCCATCCGCACCTTCACTGCCAAGTCCTTCCACACCTGCCCCGGGCTGGCCGAGGCGGGGCTGGCCGAGCGGCTGTGCGAGGAGGGTCCCACCTTCACCTATAACCTCTCTCGAAAGACCCACATCCTCATCCTGGCCACCACGCGCAGCGGCTCGTCCTTCGTGGGCCAGCTCTTCAACCAGCATCTGGACGTCTTCTACCTGTTCGAGCCCCTCTACCACGTCCAGAACACGCTCATCCCGCGCTTCACCCAGGGCAAGAGCCCCGCAGACCGGAGGGTCATGCTGGGTGCCAGCCGCGACCTCCTGAGGAGCCTCTATGACTGCGACCTCTACTTCCTGGAGAACTACATCAAGCCGCCCCCTGTCAACCACACCACCGACAGGATCTTCCGCCGCGGGGCCAGCAGGGTCCTCTGCTCCCGGCCCGTGTGCGACCCCCCGGGGGCTCCCGACCTGGTCCTGGAAGAGGGGGACTGCGTGCGCAAGTGCGGCCTGCTGAACCTGACCGTGGCCGCAGAGGCCTGTCGCGAGCGCAGCCACGTGGCCATCAAGACTGTGCGCGTGCCCGAGGTGAACGACCTGCGGGCCCTGGTGGAAGACCCCCGGTTGAACCTCAAGGTCATCCAGCTGGTCCGAGACCCTCGGGGGATTCTAGCCTCCCGGAGCGAGACCTTCCGCGACACGTACCGGCTGTGGCGGCTCTGGTACGGCACGGGCAGGAAACCCTACAACCTGGATGTCACGCAGCTGACCACCGTGTGCGAGGACTTCTCCAATTCCGTGTCCACCGGCCTCATGCGGCCCTCCTGGCTCAAGGGCAAGTACATGCTGGTGCGCTACGAGGACCTGGCCCGGAACCCCATGAAGAAGACGGAGGAGATCTACGGGTTCCTGGGGATCCCCCTGGATGGCCACGTGGCCCGCTGGATCCAGAACAACACGCGGGGCGACCCCACCTTGGGCAAGCACAAATACGGCACCGTGCGAAACTCGGCTGCCACGGCCGAGAAGTGGCGCTTCCGCCTCTCGTATGACATTGTGGCCTTCGCCCAGAACGCCTGTCAGCACGTGCTGGCCCAGCTGGGCTACAAGAAGGCCGCCTCGGAGGAGGAGCTCAAGAACCCGGCCATCAGCCTGGTGGAGGAGCGGGACTTCCGCCCCTTCTCGTGA